In one Mycobacterium heckeshornense genomic region, the following are encoded:
- a CDS encoding acyl-CoA dehydrogenase family protein: MNLLPTAEQLEIVSAAAQFLEQRMPVEHIRTDRHAKMAVGADEWREAAEMGLLTLGLPEDLGGLGRAFDDEVLLHIELGKHLAPGPFLAGTLAARLAAVCGDTGRADEIGSGRALVALAVMRGHGEPHRVKGTFDLFDAVGARYALLVARSGAALVDAAVFGEPILAESADPATRMASATVQAAEPLYWLAADTDWIWCRAMVLSAAYLTGLAAAAARAATEHAKIRVQFGKPIGVNQAIKHRCVDMAVAAEAAQAQTCFAAIALDSGRDDALLQVLSAVIVAGEAAVDNAAAGIQVFGGMGYTFENDMHLYLKRAHVFRHLFVEPADALAELLAQERAQ; encoded by the coding sequence ATGAATCTCCTACCCACCGCTGAACAACTCGAAATCGTCTCGGCTGCAGCGCAGTTCCTTGAGCAGCGAATGCCCGTCGAACACATCCGAACCGACCGCCACGCGAAAATGGCGGTGGGTGCCGATGAGTGGCGCGAAGCCGCCGAGATGGGCTTGCTGACCCTCGGGCTGCCGGAGGATCTCGGCGGCTTGGGTCGAGCGTTCGACGACGAGGTGTTGCTGCACATCGAGCTCGGCAAGCATCTGGCTCCCGGCCCATTCTTGGCCGGGACATTGGCTGCGCGGCTGGCCGCGGTCTGCGGTGACACCGGGCGAGCCGACGAGATCGGTTCGGGGCGCGCACTAGTCGCCCTGGCGGTGATGCGTGGCCATGGTGAGCCGCATCGAGTCAAAGGCACGTTCGACTTGTTCGACGCGGTGGGCGCACGCTACGCCCTGCTGGTGGCGCGCAGCGGTGCCGCGCTGGTCGACGCCGCAGTATTCGGCGAACCCATCTTGGCCGAGTCGGCCGACCCTGCCACACGGATGGCGTCGGCGACCGTCCAGGCCGCCGAGCCGTTGTACTGGCTGGCCGCCGACACCGACTGGATCTGGTGCCGTGCGATGGTGCTCTCGGCTGCCTACCTGACTGGGCTGGCCGCTGCCGCTGCCCGGGCAGCAACGGAGCACGCCAAGATCCGGGTCCAGTTCGGCAAACCGATCGGGGTTAATCAGGCGATCAAGCACCGCTGTGTGGACATGGCAGTCGCCGCCGAAGCCGCTCAAGCACAAACCTGCTTCGCCGCAATCGCCTTGGACAGCGGACGAGACGACGCACTGTTGCAGGTGCTGTCCGCTGTGATCGTGGCCGGCGAGGCGGCTGTGGACAATGCTGCCGCAGGCATCCAGGTGTTCGGCGGCATGGGTTATACGTTTGAGAACGATATGCATCTGTACCTGAAGCGCGCACACGTATTTCGCCATTTGTTCGTTGAGCCAGCCGACGCGCTGGCCGAGCTGCTCGCCCAGGAGCGCGCACAGTGA